The DNA sequence GCCGTCCATTCGCTTACTCCTTACCTTTCTCCGCAGCTAGCTTGTACATCGACCATCCTAAGGAGAGAGCTCCTCCTCAAATCCAGGAAGCAAGCCATTTCAGTGATGCTCTACATCGTGTTCTTCTCAGTGGTCCTCAAAGCCTTTAAGCATGGTGTTGATCTCGCACCTGATGTTCTTACCTTGGATCTACTATCTGATAGCGATTTTGGGAGGCGTAACATCTCATTACGCAGCCCAAAGATCATGTTAGGTGATTATCTCCACGTCTGACCACTCACACCCGACTTCGCCTATGACCGGGTGTAAGGATTAAAGGGAAGAGCCACCAGATATAGAAGGAATGTCAGAGAACGGAGACCTTCCCTTCGAATCGATCGAAGAGGCTATCCTCAGGATAAGGTGCAACGTCTCGGGTTTCTCAGCGGAGGGGGTGAGCTACCCGGTGGAGGGCTTCTGGAGAACAGATCTCCCTGACGATTTTCACGGGAGCATAGCGGCTGTAGACGGTGGGAGTAGCAGGGGACCAATAAATCAGGGACAGGTGATATTCATAGCCTCCTCCTCCCTCTTCGAGAGGGGGAAATCCGTTAGGAGAGCTAGGAAGTACCAGATTGGCGTCCTAGATGACTTATGGCACAGTGAAAGGATATCCACGTGTAGAGAGACGATGGAGGTCAAGATGGCCCTGAGGGCCACTGAGTCCCTGGATCCTGAGATCCTACTGCTAGACGGATCCCTAGAAGCCCTGATCAGTAGGGATGCGTGGACCCCGTTCGGAGCTAGGTATGGATCTCAACCACTTAGGAGCTTCCTCGAGGATATCCTGAGTGAGATGGAGGGTATCGATCTGACGGGCGACCTTGTCCCCTTGACACTGAACCAAGCTACCTCCGAGACCGTGGATAGCATCATCGAGGGTTATTACGTGCATAAGCTGGGAAGGGCCCCTAGGAGAGATGAGTTGCTGAGGGCGAGGATATTCCTGGAGAGATACGAGACGCTCATCTCACTCAACGAGTTGCTGACTAATTCCAAGAGGCTAGTTGCTGTTTCCAAGAGGTCAGGGAGTAAGATCTACTTCAGGTCTAAGATTCCCGACATAGAGATCGTGAGAAAGTCCTTTTTGTTTAAGACAGGTTACCTTAGACCCATAAGGAGCGAGCTGAGGTTTCCGGCATACTACGGTATCGATAGTTCCTACCCCATCACGATAACTTACGCTAAGCTGGAGAGGAACGCTAATCCCCTCAGGATAGAGATCTTGGGTGAGCACGATGAGAACTCCCTGGGAAGGATAATCGGTTCCCTAGCTAAGAACTCCATTAGAGGATACCCTTATCACCTAAGGATGGCTCATGAGATGGCTAAGGTGAGTAGGGAAGAGGTGCTGCACCTGCTGAAGAACCTCCACTTAACGGAGCGGCCCAGCGGGAGGGAGGTCCTTGGGGAGTAAGTCCCTCGGTAAGGTAGCCCCGGGAACTACCCCCCTATCGGTCGATATGGTCGCGTACTCGGACATGATCCCCAGGGTGGGGGAGTACGTCGTGATCGAGGACGGGAACACCAGGGTACTCGGGATGATAACCGAGGTTGTGAGGGGGGCATTCGAGTTCGAGAGGGAGGATCTCCTCCAGGCGGAGCATTACGATAGGATACTCGGG is a window from the Candidatus Korarchaeum sp. genome containing:
- a CDS encoding DNA double-strand break repair nuclease NurA gives rise to the protein MSENGDLPFESIEEAILRIRCNVSGFSAEGVSYPVEGFWRTDLPDDFHGSIAAVDGGSSRGPINQGQVIFIASSSLFERGKSVRRARKYQIGVLDDLWHSERISTCRETMEVKMALRATESLDPEILLLDGSLEALISRDAWTPFGARYGSQPLRSFLEDILSEMEGIDLTGDLVPLTLNQATSETVDSIIEGYYVHKLGRAPRRDELLRARIFLERYETLISLNELLTNSKRLVAVSKRSGSKIYFRSKIPDIEIVRKSFLFKTGYLRPIRSELRFPAYYGIDSSYPITITYAKLERNANPLRIEILGEHDENSLGRIIGSLAKNSIRGYPYHLRMAHEMAKVSREEVLHLLKNLHLTERPSGREVLGE